GCGATACGTGTCCGAAAAACTGTGTAAATTGATACTGTACTTCCTTTAAGTACCTAGCACTGCGTTGCTCAACTTTGGTAGCCATTTTTCACTTGTAAGTTTACAGCAGAAATATAACCTTCCGAATGAATTAGTCGGGTTCAAGATCTATAGAAACATTACGGTCAGTTGAAGCTAAAATTTAAGAGaagatgaaaattatttttttggtgtagctttttcatttttttttgttgggaaacTTTTGTTGGAAAAGTACACATGACATTTCCTGTTGTGctttttgtataaatttttcaaattggttCAATCCAGTTATTGCATACACATAACTACTTCTAGTCTTTAGGACTAGATTTGATCTAATGgttattgttgaaaattcacgtGCATTGCACttttcaatatcaaaaatcagttGTTATTCTTTGGATCTGGTAGTAAATATTTTACTATTTACATCTTTTCAATGCATTGTTTCAATGCTATCATATTCTGAACACCAATGACAAAAACACTTTCATTCACATCATTTTATTTCGTACTATGATATTAATTAGAATCCCCCAAACCGTTGATCGGGTCCTTAATTAAAATTCAGTAGGAAAATTAACATCAAAAAGTCATGGGATTCACTTCCTTGACCTATCAATCAACTGGTATCAGTGTCGACTTTGGACCACACTGATTCCAGTCTGTCTACAGTAGGAAAGTGACACTTTGATCAATGTCTTTTTATATTAGACAGAGAGAAAGATGGTGCAGCTATATACTGCAAGTGATAGAGAATATATTTacaatttcttccaattttcagtcagtCTCATGATCTTTCGTTGATTATTTTCTCCTGCCAAATTCATGTGAATACGGGCAACTAATAAGTGAATCtcgagatctgaaaattgtgaaaataagacaaaaaaaaacaaagtgcATCGACTTCCTTATTGTAAAAACTGGTTGAAATGGCTAGAACGTCTGTTTTGATTGTTTTGTAGTAATATGTACAATTTGTACTAGTGTTCTTTGAATAAAAGCATGTTCAAAACACAAAAGTGTAATATTTGGAATACAGTATATACATTtgttaatttataaaaaaattgatatgtATGTCGTTTAGAAGTTTGTCTTCACCATTTTGTCAAGTAAACAGTTTGCAAAAACTCCCCAGAAATTAGAATaaacaaaaactgacaaaCGCGAAAACGTTACTTTTGACAGCAGCACAAACTTGTGTGGGCCATCCATGTAGGCACGGAAATGCCTACTAATCTGCCTATATACATTGgtaacttcgaaaaaaaaaaattaggcatTCATTCTCGTTACGCCGTCTGTTTGTTGAACTAGGAAGTTGTGCCATTGGTATTATGCGTTGTATTTCGAACAAAGTTCTTTTAATGTTTAGATCTACCATTAtccattcaaaaaaactgtattACTTGCTTCTCACAAAGCCAATTTTAATACAGAAACAGACACACCCAACACCATTTGAACTCAAATTTgttagtttcaatttcaattttgattgcCAGACGACCTAGGCGACCTCTAGAAAGCACATCACCACATTGTCAAATTCTCTTGCAACCGAAGAGCAAAGTCACCTGACAATCTCGAACACTTGATACTGGTTTCAGTTTACACTAGGTTTGCATCTAGCCAATTCACCTTGAAATATCATAAATTTTCTCTGGTGCAAggttaattgaaaatgaatgaaaagtGAATGAGAACCATGGTCAGTCAGTTTGTATTCGTTCGATGGACTCGGAGACGACGTTTTCTGTTGCGGGAAGAGATCGTAAATTAGCAGGAAATGTGGCAGGAAATGTGGCGTTGCGTCTTTATCTTAAACAATTTATTTCGCGCATGTGCGTTTTTAAATGGATTCCCTTGCCGTTGCCGTCGTGATAGCAAGATACAGTatactttcgaaaaattaaaagttcagaaatcTTCTAAAACAGTAGCAATcgagaatttggaaattttcgaattaaaaagtCAAGTtaaagtattttgaaattttgcattatCAATTAGTTGCACTTAAAGGTTATCCActcaaaagtttcagattttcagcaaaaacgcATGTGATCGCAATGAACTGCTGAGATTGTACGAGTGTATGTACTTAAAACTTCATAATATGCATTTTTTCATTAGATCGAATGATCAGaggaaaattttccaaagatgtggaattcaaattaaaaaaaataaacgaaataTGTATGTTgcttcaaaaagtgacaagaTGAAAATCTTTAATGCTAGAACCATTAAGCATAGTGTCAAGAATATGTTTAGTGAATTAaggataaaaaataaattgtgtgAAGATCCCTAATCTATCTCACGACTTCTTAGAAGACaaaagttcaacttttttctaagtcCGTTTATAATAAACATGTTTATCAAAACATATGTTTGGCATAACACCAACAAGTCATAGATATCAGGCTTTGAATATATCTAGACTTAATCATATTGTCAGATGATACTTGGGTCAcgaacaaaaatattcattgtGTAAACTTTGAGATGAAGTTTGTCTAGTCACATTCTCACATGcatttgcaacaaaaacgTCAACATCTTGTGAATGGCAGTATTTACATAGATCCTAGACGTTTTTGGCACTTGTCACAGGTTATGTCTTGGTTGGGGTCACGATTTGACGCTGAATGAAGTCCATTTGATCACATGGAtaacttttttactttttagttGTATACCCAACAGTTGCAACTTGTTAACAACAACTCGTGAATGgaagaataatttttggacTGACCCTAGCTGTACAAACATCTTCTGACTGACTTTCATCGTTCCGGTTATCTTTGTGTTTTAGGTCGTGTCATATTGTTTTCTGCAACTTTCTATCTCAGTTAATAGGTGATGTGCACATTGTACGAATGTGATCTATTTAGAGACCGCATggaatttcagagtttcaaCTGGCATTGTTTTTCTAGAAGTACATAAGTATGAGTTCAGTCAGTTTTTAAAGTAAACACTCCGAGTTAAActtcttgaacatttttttataccTCCTGTTTGATAGATGAACGTGTTCAAAATGTTGCCTCTCTATAATTTATGATCGGCCTGTATTCAGCCAACTAGCGTAAACAAGAACGACACTCCGTTTGCACTGAGTGCTTCAGGCACTCCAAACTGGTACACGACGACACAAAGCGAAACGTCTTCTGAAGGATGAATGTAGGAAGGGGGACCAACAAATCTCGATCCGTCAACAAACGGTCACATGACTCTGAATGGTCTAAGAAATCTCCTAGGTTTATACACTATTATATTCTAGTTCAACGAACAATCCAACGGGTCTGTATTCTGCAACTAACGACTTCTTCATATATTTCTTCTGCTGGCTTCTAATGACATAGAAAGACGACGTTGAAATCATTAAATTTGTACGCAGATGTAAGGGAGAAGTCAAAGGGGTCTTGCGTTTTCCCCCCACTGCTTCAAGGGTGGCGCGCACGCACGTGGCGGAAGATCATTAGAACACAACACATTCACGTGGCGCCAACAGGCGTGGGAGTTGGGGACATCATTTCCCGTTGAAGAGGTATCAGAGTGATATACAGATTCCATGATAGACAAAGTAGACGTAACACGCAGAGATATAGACTATCGGGCGGACCGAAGACGTCTGAAGCCGCGCCTTCTCAAAAACTGTTGTATAAAAGCAATTGGGGGTATCCCTTGAATGAACCCATTTTAAAGGTTTCCTATGAAGAAAAGCAAAAGTAAGAGagaagagaaatagagaataAAGAAAAAGCTTATTAAAAAGTGTTTCTTTCTTTGCGTCTCTTGTCTTATCCTTCCtgtattttcttctttatcTGTATGTACCTTTGTGTCTATTGAATCTCTCTATTCATTTACCAATTTATAacttaaattaatatttttcagaaattcttcCTCACAAAACACTTCCTCAAAACAACCATGTCTGACTCCATCATCACCCGCTCCGAAGTTAACATGCACTGTAGCGAAGATGACTGTTGGATTATTGTTGGAAACTATGTCTACGACGTCACAAAGTTCGTCGATCTCCACCCAGGAGGCCCAGAAATTCTTCTCGAATTCGTAAGTTACTAAACAAACAGTCATCTGAACAgtgtttaaaatgtttcttgcTTTCAGGCCGGAGGTGATGCCACCGATGCTTTCGAGTCCGTCGGACACTCAATGTGTGCCCGCATGATGCTcacaaagttcaaaattggCTCTTTACCAGAGGATGAGCGTCCAGATTTTATTCAAGCCGAATACATCACTCATGCAAAGATCTCTCTTCCAATGGCTCATTAAGTCAGACATCTTATCACtttctttcatttcttttttgttcaattctaCAATACCATCTCATGACtgactgccacgtcatcggCGGTCCTGAAACTTCCCCTTACGGGTACGACGGCTGATTCTAGTCAACTCAAGTCCACTTTTCCTGTCaccttttttgtttcactctcaatcttttcttttttgtttgatttttctatcCACCTCACACCCTTGTTAGCATAATTCTGTCTGGAACTATATCGGGTACACTGTTCAAACACATTTTGTAAAAACGAgtaaataattgattttattttctgtacTATCCTACAGTATCCATCCAACAACACATGTTTTCTCAcgttgaagaaaaagaagctAGAATAACAGGTTTTGCATGTCGAGAAGGCCGTATTGATTTCCATTTTCGTACTTTAAACGATCTTTGATAACGTTCATTGGTTCAAGTTGAAGTATAGTACATTATAGTCTATACGGTATGATTCGAGTCAAATGAGgtgaaaaacaatcaaattatACTCGATTGATTGAAGGATAATTGGTGTATCAAATACTACAGTCAGCTGATTTTTGACTAAATAATCTTCATAAGATATTATGTATTCAATCCATCATGTTAAACTGTTCTAGATTGAAAAAGCCTTGTGTAAGCATTCAAACATCGCTTGCACCTAGaatttccttaaaaatatCTTTTGTCCAACCATTCGTATTCGCTTTACAATGACACTTCAATCGGCGAACTTTGACGAAACAACTGCTTTGCTAGaattgatggaaaattcaCAATGGAAATGAAATAACTTGAAATGTACTGTTTGATTTTGATATTTGCAAAGTACTGATTCAATTGCTTTCACTGAACTCTCCTTTCATCAGGTTGAGGCGTTACAGGACGCTTCTTCTCCACCTTTCCACTCGCAGTAGTCAAGCCCATATAATGTTAGTTATTTTGAACTATTGTATTTTGAAACGAATAAGGGAACATGTCACATGAAAAACATTTACTAAAATTTCATCacacaattttctcaaaatttcaaaacaaaacaaaacaaaacctAAATTTTACCTTTCTCGTGATAACCACCAAACTTTTCTCCTTTTTATAGAAACatgatacatttttcagaaaaaaatagaacattaaatttttctgataaaactggaaaactcTTGCTTTTCCAAACAATCAATCAATATACAATATACCGTAcacctttttttcaatcacATATCTTTCGTCTTTCATTCATCAATTTGCCGACGATACAAATTGATATCGAAAGATTCAAAGATAACgaatgaaaattgagagacTGCTGagaaaatgagtaaatgtTGCGATTTTTGGGCTATTCAAGATAGAAAGTGCACTGATTCGACATGACAGTTTGTATTATCTCGAAccatttaacaaattttttacacaATTATATCTCTCACTCCGTTATTGTTTCCTGATTCAAATCAATACACATCTGTGAACAAACATCGTATTCGATATCATCAGATAATCAATACGCCTAATCAGTCCAGTATACCTGATTGATACGACATTTAGATTTTATCCATTTATAAActtcaatcaattttatttttttcttcgtaTAAAATGAAATAGGGGAATAAGATAATCACAAATAAAACCGCAATACGTATTATATTAAGAAGTTGGGAAATCAAGAAGAAGATAATTAGTTAATCAATATGAAAACGCGTTCTATCGAGACAATAAACTTAAAccgaaatattaaaaaaagaaactttaaaacaatataaaagAAATAAGAGATCTAGGAAGCAAAAACCAAgcaatgaatatttttttttgactgatTGTCATGGTAagcataaaaaataaaaataattattcagaTTGGATTGCATGCCATTTTGATACTGTGATTCCGGCgccctgaaaaatttaattttatgaatcctcagtttttaaagttcaaaacatCTTCAAAACCTAATAATTATTAGAGAtgttaaacatttaaataaaatcataTCACAATAATAACGATCAAGATGAGTAAGTagcaatacatttttaaaatataattttaaagaattcgaacaatttaaaatctataaatattttaaactatcAAATGAACAgtaattaaatttagaaaatttcaattgccATCATTAGGGTGGGAAAAATAGAGAACTACGCcccaaataagaaaaaataacaataaattgctgacgtcacaaacatttttgtatttatcgTTAAACAAAAGATGCGAAAGAGAGAAAGTCTCGCGTCCTTCTATAATCAATTGACACAACTTCATGACAGAGAGGACATCTTCGTGTCGTAGAAGTAGTCAGCGTGGCGTCCACGTGGATATGATAAGAAGGACAAAGTCCTGTTGATCTCTGATAGTAGCTGATTGAGAGAAAGGAAAGCCGTCGTCCTATCCCAACGGGGAAATACGAGGCGATGgtttattgaacttttttaaagatgcAGCAGAAATTGGGGAGAAACGAGGTTGCAGACAGACCAGACGTCCGA
This is a stretch of genomic DNA from Caenorhabditis elegans chromosome V. It encodes these proteins:
- the D2023.1 gene encoding Cytochrome b5 (Confirmed by transcript evidence): MSDSIITRSEVNMHCSEDDCWIIVGNYVYDVTKFVDLHPGGPEILLEFAGGDATDAFESVGHSMCARMMLTKFKIGSLPEDERPDFIQAEYITHAKISLPMAH